GACAACCAAAAATCAGACAATGACAGAGCGGCCTGTGATTCAGGATTGATCGACGCCCGAGGAACGCTCGACCGAATGAATGAGTCACAAGGTGTAAGCCCCAACGACAAAGAACCTAGGCGCGGAGCATTTTCGGGGGCTAGCCTCCTTCCTTCTTACTTGACTTACAATTCGactctttttttcttgaatttgaaTCATTTCCTCTTTATCGCCATTCTTCTGTTTAAGAACTGCGCCCCCTTGCCTCGGGGCTATTTGACTAAGGCTGGAAAGAGGTGCTTGCTTTATGAAACTGAAACCTTCTTTCTTTGATTCTTTGATCGGAATACGGATGAGATCAGAAAGGCCATCATTGGGGCAAACGATGCAATAGCTTCGGTTAGAGCAAAGCCCAAAATGGCATAACCAAATGATTGTTTAGCCAATGATGGATTCCGA
The sequence above is drawn from the Erigeron canadensis isolate Cc75 unplaced genomic scaffold, C_canadensis_v1 Conyza_canadensis_unscaffolded:264, whole genome shotgun sequence genome and encodes:
- the LOC122584439 gene encoding ATP synthase subunit 9, mitochondrial, with the translated sequence MLEGAKLIGAGAATIASAGAAIGIGNVLSSSIHSVARNPSLAKQSFGYAILGFALTEAIASFAPMMAFLISSVFRSKNQRKKVSVS